The following are from one region of the Ochotona princeps isolate mOchPri1 chromosome 15, mOchPri1.hap1, whole genome shotgun sequence genome:
- the LOC101533652 gene encoding olfactory receptor 6C68-like, translated as MRNHTALTTFILLGLTQDPQLQIFLFIFLFTTYTLSITGNLTIITLTIVDLHLKTPMYFFLQNFSFLEISFTTACVPRFLYSISTGDRTITYNACAIQLFFTDLFGVTEFFLLAIMSYDRYVAICKPLHYMTIMSNQMCQNMIICCWTASLVVIVPPLCLGLNLDFCDTNIIDHFLCDANPILKISCSDTWLIEQMVIGCAVLTFITTLLCVVLSYIYIIRTITRFPSAQQKKKAFSTCSSHMIVVSITYGSCIFIYIKPSAKEDMTINKGVSVLISSISPMLNPFIYTLRNKQVKQAFNDTVKKLVFLLKK; from the coding sequence ATGAGAAACCACACAGCGCTAACAACATTCATCCTCCTGGGACTAACACAAGATCCTCAGCTGCagatcttcctttttatttttctatttactacATACACTTTGAGTATAACTGGAAATCTGACCATCATTACCCTCACCATTGTGGATCTCCACCTTAAAACTCCTATGTACTTTTTCCTCCAAAATTTCTCTTTCTTAGAAATCTCATTTACTACCGCCTGTGTTCCAAGATTCCTATACAGTATTTCAACTGGGGACAGGACCATTACTTATAATGCATGTGCCATTCAACTGTTTTTTACTGATCTCTTTGGAGTaactgaattttttcttttggctATCATGTCCTATGATCGTTATGTGGCTATCTGCAAACCCTTGCATTATATGACAATAATGAGCAACCAAATGTGCCAAAATATGATTATCTGTTGTTGGACAGCATCTCTTGTGGTAATTGTCCCCCCACTTTGCTTGGGACTTAATCTGGATTTCTGTGACACTAACAtcattgatcattttctttgtgaTGCTAATCCTATCCTGAAAATATCATGCTCAGACACTTGGCTGATTGAGCAGATGGTGATAGGATGCGCTGTGCTGACCTTCATCACAACCCTGCTTTGTGTTGTCCTCTCCTACATATATATCATCAGAACTATTACAAGATTCCCCTCAGCCcagcaaaagaaaaaagccttttccacctgctcctcccacatGATTGTGGTGTCCATCACCTACGGCAGCTGCATCTTCATCTATATAAAGCCATCTGCAAAAGAAGATATGACCATTAATAAAGGTGTGTCAGTGCTCatttcttccatatctcccatgttAAATCCTTTCATATATACCCTGAGGAATAAGCAAGTGAAACAAGCCTTTAACGACACAGTCAAGAAACTTGTTTTCCTCTTAAAGAAGTGA
- the LOC101533903 gene encoding olfactory receptor 6C2-like: MKNHTVTTFVLLGLTDDPQLKVVTFIFLFLAYMLSVTGNLTIIFLTFVDSHLKTAMYFFLQNFSFLEISFTTACIPRYLYNISTGDKTITYNNCMIQIFFTDLLGVVEFFLLTIMSYDRYVAICKPLHYVTIMNSQMCSRLILGCWVAGLLIILPPLSLGLNVKFCDSNVIDHYICDAYPLLKISCTETWLIEQVIIVSAVLAFIMTLVCVSLSYLYIIKTILGFPSATQRKKAFSTCSSHMIVISITYGSCIFIYVKPSAKESVRANKGVTLLTTSIAPMLNPFIYTLRNQQVKQALSDSLKRISLFLKK; encoded by the coding sequence ATGAAAAACCACACAGTAACTACATTTGTCCTCCTGGGACTGACTGATGACCCACAACTGAAGGTTGTGActttcatctttctgtttctcgcCTACATGTTGAGTGTAACCGGCAACCTGACCATCATCTTCCTCACCTTTGTGGACTCACACCTTAAAACTGCCATGTACTTTTTCCTACAAAATTTCTCCTTCCTAGAAATCTCATTTACAACTGCTTGTATTCCCAGATACTTATACAACATATCAACCGGTGACAAGACAATCACGTATAATAATTGCATGATTCAGATTTTTTTCACTGATCTGCTCGGGGTCGTAGAGTTTTTTCTCCTCACCATCATGTCCTATGACCGCTACGTCGCCATCTGCAAACCACTGCATTACGTGACCATCATGAACAGCCAGATGTGCAGCAGACTCATCCTTGGTTGCTGGGTAGCTGGCTTGTTGATCATACTCCCACCCCTCAGCCTGGGACTGAACGTCAAATTCTGTGACTCCAACGTTATTGACCATTATATCTGCGATGCATATCCCCTCCTTAAGATCTCATGCACAGAAACGTGGCTGATAGAGCAAGTGATCATAGTCAGTGCTGTGTTGGCCTTTATAATGACCCTGGTGTGTGTGAGTCTATCTTATCTGTACATCATCAAGACCATTTTAGGATTCCCTTCTGCCACACAAAGGAAAAAGGCCTTTTCCACCTGCTCTTCCCACATGATCGTCATCTCGATAACCTACGGAAGCTGCATCTTCATCTACGTGAAGCCTTCGGCGAAGGAGTCAGTGAGGGCTAACAAGGGGGTGACGCTGCTCACCACTTCCATCGCTCCTatgctgaaccccttcatctacacactgaggaaccagcaggtgaagcagGCCCTCAGTGACTCACTCAAAAGAatctcattgtttttaaagaagtaa